The following coding sequences lie in one beta proteobacterium CB genomic window:
- a CDS encoding Phasin family protein, which produces MNLTPEQVAAAQKANLETLSGLTNQALKSIEKLVELNMHIAKQSLGESMSSAKKALEVKDIQQLLAHQAEAVQPMAEKIMAYSRHLYELAHETQANFTKSAEEEFQAGQKKINALVEDWTKNAPAGSDAAVHAMKQAIATATNVFETSQKAVKHAVEVAQTNLNSVNSSFEKTSKPASKTAKKK; this is translated from the coding sequence ATGAACTTAACGCCAGAACAAGTCGCAGCAGCGCAAAAAGCCAATTTAGAGACTTTAAGCGGACTCACCAATCAAGCACTGAAAAGCATTGAAAAATTAGTAGAGCTCAATATGCACATAGCTAAACAAAGCTTAGGCGAAAGCATGAGCAGTGCAAAAAAAGCACTAGAAGTTAAAGATATTCAACAGCTCCTAGCTCACCAAGCAGAGGCTGTTCAGCCGATGGCTGAAAAAATTATGGCCTACAGCCGTCATCTCTATGAATTAGCACATGAAACCCAAGCAAACTTTACCAAGTCTGCCGAAGAAGAATTCCAGGCTGGCCAAAAAAAGATAAATGCCTTGGTGGAAGACTGGACAAAGAACGCTCCAGCAGGATCGGATGCCGCAGTCCATGCTATGAAACAAGCAATCGCCACCGCTACCAATGTATTTGAAACCAGCCAAAAGGCTGTGAAGCATGCAGTTGAGGTCGCACAAACCAACTTAAATAGTGTGAATAGCTCATTTGAGAAGACCAGCAAGCCTGCAAGCAAAACAGCCAAGAAAAAGTAA
- a CDS encoding Dihydrolipoamide dehydrogenase: MAKQIILVPDIGDYSDVPVIEVLIKVGDVIEKEQPLLVLESDKATMEVPADAAGTILSISVKAGDKVSKGSVVAEIEASAAIAAQASAPATSSASAPAPVAAPVISAPIAGQYSGKVDHECEVLVLGAGPGGYSAAFRSADLGMSTILVERYATLGGVCLNVGCIPSKALLHTTAVMDEVKTMSKHGISYGAPKIEIDQLRGYKNSVIAKLTGGLAGMAKARKVTVVRGLGRFLDANHVEVELTKGDGQDLAGQKEVVRFQKAIIAAGSQPVKLPFLPEDPRIVDSTGALLLKSIPKRMLVIGGGIIGLEMATVYSTLGSSIDIAEMMDGLMAGADRDLEKVWEKFNAGRFEKIMLKTRASKAEVKADGIQVSFEGENAPAEPQTYDLVLVAVGRTPNGKKIEASAAGVIVDERGFIPVDNQMRTNVNHIFAIGDIVGQPMLAHKAVHEGHVAAEVAAGEKSYFDAKQIPSVAYTDPEVAWAGLTEEQCKAQGIAYEKGLFPWAASGRAIANGRDEGFTKLIFHATSKRIIGGGIVGTHAGDLIGEVCLAIEMGADAVDIGKTIHPHPTLGESVGLAAEAAHGHCTDLPPVKKKVH, from the coding sequence ATGGCTAAGCAAATTATTCTCGTACCAGATATTGGCGATTATTCAGATGTCCCAGTTATTGAGGTACTCATTAAAGTAGGTGATGTCATCGAAAAAGAGCAGCCATTGCTTGTTCTTGAATCTGACAAAGCAACTATGGAAGTTCCAGCAGATGCTGCTGGAACTATTTTGAGTATCTCTGTTAAAGCTGGCGACAAAGTTAGCAAGGGCAGTGTCGTTGCTGAAATTGAAGCGAGTGCAGCAATTGCGGCTCAAGCTTCAGCGCCTGCAACGTCATCTGCTTCTGCCCCAGCTCCAGTAGCGGCACCTGTGATTAGCGCACCTATCGCCGGTCAGTACAGCGGTAAAGTTGATCATGAGTGTGAAGTGCTTGTATTGGGCGCTGGTCCTGGTGGCTATAGCGCGGCATTCCGAAGCGCCGATTTAGGCATGAGCACCATCTTGGTGGAACGTTATGCGACTTTGGGTGGCGTTTGCTTAAACGTGGGATGTATTCCATCAAAAGCCTTGCTTCACACGACCGCAGTGATGGATGAAGTGAAGACAATGTCGAAGCATGGCATCAGCTATGGCGCTCCAAAAATTGAGATTGATCAATTGCGTGGCTACAAAAATTCAGTGATCGCTAAATTAACTGGTGGATTAGCCGGCATGGCTAAAGCACGCAAAGTTACTGTGGTGCGTGGATTAGGTCGCTTCTTGGATGCGAATCACGTTGAAGTTGAGTTGACGAAGGGTGATGGTCAAGATCTAGCTGGTCAAAAAGAAGTGGTGCGCTTTCAGAAAGCAATCATTGCGGCGGGAAGTCAACCTGTAAAACTTCCATTCTTGCCAGAGGATCCACGTATTGTGGACAGCACTGGGGCTTTATTACTCAAGAGTATTCCAAAGCGGATGCTGGTTATTGGCGGCGGCATTATTGGTTTAGAGATGGCTACCGTCTACAGCACTTTAGGCTCAAGCATTGATATTGCTGAAATGATGGATGGCCTGATGGCAGGTGCTGACCGTGATTTGGAAAAGGTTTGGGAGAAATTTAATGCCGGCCGTTTCGAAAAGATCATGCTCAAGACCCGCGCCTCTAAGGCTGAGGTAAAGGCAGATGGTATTCAGGTTAGTTTCGAGGGTGAGAATGCGCCAGCTGAGCCGCAGACTTATGACTTGGTATTGGTTGCAGTGGGGCGCACGCCTAATGGTAAAAAGATTGAAGCATCTGCTGCGGGAGTGATTGTAGATGAGCGTGGCTTTATCCCAGTTGATAATCAAATGCGCACCAATGTGAATCACATCTTTGCTATTGGCGACATCGTTGGCCAACCTATGCTGGCTCATAAAGCGGTACATGAAGGTCACGTTGCGGCTGAAGTGGCTGCCGGTGAAAAATCTTACTTCGATGCCAAGCAAATTCCATCAGTTGCATACACCGATCCAGAAGTAGCTTGGGCTGGTTTGACTGAGGAGCAATGTAAAGCTCAAGGAATTGCTTATGAAAAAGGTTTATTCCCATGGGCTGCTAGCGGTAGGGCCATTGCCAATGGACGTGATGAAGGTTTCACCAAACTCATTTTTCATGCGACAAGTAAGCGCATCATTGGTGGCGGCATAGTCGGGACACACGCTGGTGATTTAATTGGCGAAGTCTGTCTTGCAATTGAGATGGGCGCTGATGCTGTTGATATCGGTAAAACCATTCACCCGCACCCAACCCTGGGTGAGTCGGTTGGATTGGCGGCAGAGGCTGCTCATGGCCACTGTACTGATTTGCCACCAGTGAAAAAGAAGGTGCATTGA
- a CDS encoding Catalytic domain of components of various dehydrogenase complexe, translated as MSQLIDIKVPDIGDYKDVPVIEVLVKAGDHVEKEQSIVVLESDKATMDVPSSHSGVVKEVKVKVGDSISEGAVVLVLEESGAAAPAPAPAVAKAEPAAAPAPAPKVEPPIVRAPAPPPISNTPVVVDPTASHASPSVRKFARELGVTVHQVKGSGPKGRITQEDVQAFVKAAMSGGAGGGSNGTGGSLGGLNLIPWPKVDFSKFGETERQPLNRIKKLTAANLGRNWVMIPAVTYHEDADITDLEAFRVLTNKENEKQGLKITMLAFLMKAAVAALKKFPEFNSSIDGDDLVLKKYFNIAFAADTPNGLVVPVIRDADKKGIFELARETSELAALARDGKLKPEQMQGASFTISSLGGIGGTYFSPIVNAPEVAILGVSKAAMKPVWDGKQFVPRLICPLSLSADHRVIDGALATRFNVYIAQLMSDFRRAAL; from the coding sequence ATGAGCCAACTAATTGATATTAAAGTCCCGGATATTGGGGATTACAAAGATGTGCCTGTCATCGAGGTATTGGTAAAAGCCGGTGATCACGTCGAGAAAGAGCAGTCCATCGTTGTTCTCGAGTCAGATAAGGCAACCATGGATGTTCCCTCGTCGCACTCGGGCGTGGTGAAAGAGGTCAAGGTTAAGGTAGGTGACTCGATTTCAGAGGGCGCTGTTGTCTTGGTGCTTGAAGAGAGTGGTGCAGCAGCCCCAGCCCCAGCTCCCGCTGTGGCGAAAGCAGAGCCTGCTGCGGCTCCAGCCCCAGCCCCAAAGGTAGAGCCACCCATTGTGCGTGCACCAGCACCACCTCCTATTAGCAATACACCAGTAGTGGTAGATCCAACAGCAAGTCACGCTAGCCCTTCAGTACGTAAATTTGCTCGTGAACTTGGTGTCACTGTTCATCAGGTTAAGGGTTCTGGCCCCAAAGGCAGAATCACTCAGGAAGACGTGCAGGCATTTGTCAAAGCTGCCATGAGTGGTGGAGCTGGAGGTGGATCAAATGGAACTGGTGGAAGCTTAGGTGGTCTCAATTTAATTCCTTGGCCTAAAGTCGATTTCTCTAAATTCGGTGAGACAGAACGTCAGCCATTAAATCGTATTAAGAAGTTGACTGCTGCGAACTTAGGTCGTAACTGGGTCATGATTCCTGCTGTGACTTATCACGAGGATGCTGATATTACCGATCTCGAAGCATTCCGAGTTCTGACGAATAAAGAGAATGAAAAGCAGGGTCTTAAAATCACGATGTTGGCTTTCTTGATGAAAGCTGCTGTTGCTGCGCTTAAGAAATTCCCTGAGTTCAATAGCTCTATCGATGGCGATGATTTGGTGTTGAAGAAGTATTTCAATATTGCTTTTGCTGCAGACACACCAAATGGTTTAGTAGTGCCAGTGATTCGTGATGCAGATAAAAAAGGCATCTTTGAACTTGCTCGAGAGACTTCAGAATTGGCTGCACTAGCGCGTGATGGCAAATTAAAGCCCGAGCAAATGCAGGGTGCTAGTTTCACAATCTCCTCTTTAGGCGGTATTGGCGGTACCTATTTCTCACCTATCGTTAATGCGCCTGAAGTGGCTATCTTGGGTGTGAGCAAGGCTGCTATGAAGCCTGTTTGGGATGGTAAGCAATTTGTGCCACGCTTAATTTGCCCATTGTCCTTAAGCGCAGATCATCGTGTGATTGATGGTGCTTTAGCAACACGTTTTAATGTCTATATCGCTCAGCTGATGTCCGACTTCCGTCGCGCAGCGCTATAA
- the aceE gene encoding 2-oxo-acid dehydrogenase E1 subunit, homodimeric type, whose translation MAAVPDQILGSAGKQDADPGETQEWLQALDGVIRNEGPERAAYLIDQQISHARVNGVNQPFHAETPYINTIPVEQQARLPGDQNVEHRIRSYTRWNAMAMVLRANKDTNVGGHISSFQSAATLYDVGFNHFWHAPSTEHGGDLIFVQGHSAPGVYARAYMLGRLSDEQLNNFRQEVGGKGISSYPHPWLMPDFWQFPTVSMGLGPIMAIYQARFMRYMQDRGFIKAEGRKVWAFLGDGETDEPESLGAIGMAGREKLDNLIFVVNCNLQRLDGPVRGNGKIIQELESEFRGAGWNVIKVVWGGHWDALFARDKKGILMQRLGEIVDGEYQTMKAKSGAYVREIVFNTPELKSLVSDWSDDEIWQLNRGGHDPHKVFAAFHSAVNHKNQPTVILAHTIKGYGMGGSGEAMNIAHQAKKMNADDVRRFRDRFEIPVKDEQLDEMPLVKFAEGSPELEYMKARRQELGGYLPQRRMKAESLPVPALDVFAPLLEATSEGREISTTMAFVRMLNTIVRDKVLGKRVVPIVPDESRTFGMEGMFRQLGIWNQLGQLYTPEDHDQLMFYKEDKTGQILQEGINEAGGMCDWIAAATSYSTHGVPMLPFYIFYSMFGFQRIGDLCWAAGDMRSRGFLLGGTAGRTTLNGEGLQHEDGHSQVWSAAIPNCISYDPSFSFEVAVVIQDGMRRMLAEQEDVYYYITLMNENYAHPAMPKGAEQDIIKGMYKLKSVGDANAKLRVQLLGSGTIFREVIEAAEILHKDWGVASDLWGCPSFTELGRDWNAVHRNNLLNPTAAPALSHVEKCLKDTSGPIVAATDYVRLFAEQIRPAIQHMGRRFEVLGTDGFGRSDTREKLRDFFEVDRRWVVLTALRSLVDAGQMDRQKLAEAIQKYEIDITKPNPMMV comes from the coding sequence ATGGCAGCAGTTCCAGATCAAATTTTGGGTAGCGCAGGTAAGCAAGATGCGGATCCAGGTGAAACCCAAGAGTGGTTACAAGCGCTTGATGGCGTAATTCGGAATGAGGGCCCAGAACGCGCGGCTTATCTTATTGATCAACAAATTTCTCATGCGCGGGTTAATGGTGTCAATCAACCGTTCCATGCGGAAACTCCTTACATCAACACGATTCCAGTAGAGCAGCAAGCTCGCCTACCGGGAGATCAGAACGTTGAGCACCGCATCCGTTCCTACACTCGCTGGAACGCAATGGCTATGGTTCTGCGTGCCAATAAAGATACGAATGTTGGTGGACATATTTCATCATTCCAATCAGCCGCTACCTTGTATGACGTCGGCTTTAACCATTTTTGGCATGCGCCATCTACAGAGCATGGCGGCGATCTCATTTTTGTTCAGGGTCACTCAGCTCCAGGCGTCTATGCTCGCGCTTATATGCTTGGCCGCTTGTCAGACGAGCAGCTGAATAACTTCCGTCAAGAGGTTGGTGGAAAGGGTATCTCTAGCTATCCGCATCCTTGGTTGATGCCGGATTTCTGGCAGTTCCCTACAGTCTCAATGGGCCTTGGCCCGATCATGGCTATTTATCAAGCACGCTTTATGCGCTACATGCAAGATCGCGGGTTTATCAAGGCAGAAGGTCGCAAAGTCTGGGCTTTCCTCGGTGACGGTGAAACGGATGAGCCAGAGTCACTCGGCGCAATTGGTATGGCTGGCCGTGAAAAATTAGATAACCTGATTTTCGTTGTGAACTGTAATTTGCAACGCCTTGATGGTCCTGTACGTGGTAACGGCAAAATTATTCAAGAGCTCGAAAGTGAATTCCGTGGCGCTGGCTGGAATGTAATTAAAGTAGTTTGGGGTGGTCATTGGGATGCTCTGTTCGCACGCGATAAAAAAGGCATCTTAATGCAACGTCTTGGCGAAATCGTGGACGGCGAGTACCAAACCATGAAAGCGAAGAGTGGTGCCTATGTTCGTGAGATCGTATTCAATACTCCCGAATTAAAGTCGCTAGTGAGCGACTGGAGTGATGATGAGATTTGGCAGTTGAATCGTGGCGGTCATGATCCTCATAAAGTATTTGCAGCCTTTCATTCAGCCGTGAATCACAAAAATCAACCAACAGTTATCTTGGCTCACACCATTAAGGGTTACGGTATGGGTGGATCGGGTGAGGCGATGAATATTGCTCACCAAGCAAAGAAGATGAATGCCGATGATGTACGTCGTTTCCGTGATCGCTTTGAGATTCCGGTGAAGGATGAGCAATTGGATGAAATGCCTTTGGTCAAGTTTGCTGAAGGCAGCCCAGAGCTCGAGTACATGAAAGCTCGCCGTCAAGAGTTGGGTGGCTACTTGCCACAGCGTCGTATGAAAGCAGAGAGCCTGCCTGTACCTGCGCTGGATGTGTTTGCGCCCTTACTAGAGGCGACATCAGAAGGTCGCGAGATTTCTACAACAATGGCTTTTGTTCGGATGCTCAATACGATTGTGCGCGACAAAGTTCTTGGCAAGCGTGTGGTTCCAATTGTTCCTGACGAGTCTCGTACCTTTGGTATGGAGGGCATGTTCCGCCAACTCGGTATTTGGAATCAACTAGGCCAGCTCTACACCCCAGAAGATCATGATCAATTGATGTTCTATAAAGAGGATAAGACTGGGCAGATCTTGCAAGAGGGTATTAATGAAGCGGGTGGTATGTGCGACTGGATCGCTGCTGCAACTTCATACTCGACTCATGGCGTGCCGATGTTGCCTTTCTACATCTTCTACTCCATGTTTGGTTTCCAGCGTATTGGTGACCTTTGTTGGGCTGCTGGCGATATGCGTAGCCGTGGGTTCTTATTGGGCGGCACTGCCGGTAGAACCACTTTGAATGGCGAAGGCCTTCAGCATGAAGACGGCCACAGCCAAGTATGGAGTGCTGCCATTCCAAACTGTATTAGCTATGACCCTTCATTCTCATTTGAAGTGGCGGTAGTTATTCAAGATGGTATGCGTCGCATGTTGGCCGAGCAAGAAGATGTCTATTACTACATCACCTTGATGAATGAGAACTATGCTCACCCAGCAATGCCAAAGGGTGCGGAGCAAGACATCATTAAAGGTATGTATAAGCTGAAGTCGGTTGGCGATGCCAATGCAAAATTGCGTGTACAGCTCTTAGGTTCAGGCACGATTTTCCGTGAAGTGATTGAAGCTGCTGAAATCTTGCACAAAGACTGGGGTGTTGCTTCTGATCTGTGGGGTTGCCCAAGCTTTACAGAATTAGGTCGAGATTGGAATGCAGTGCACCGTAACAATCTATTGAATCCAACGGCTGCTCCAGCTCTGTCACACGTTGAGAAATGTTTAAAAGATACATCTGGACCTATCGTTGCTGCAACTGACTATGTGCGTTTATTTGCTGAGCAAATTCGTCCAGCAATTCAGCATATGGGTCGTCGCTTTGAGGTCTTAGGCACAGATGGTTTTGGTCGCTCAGATACCCGTGAAAAGTTGCGTGATTTCTTTGAGGTTGATCGTCGCTGGGTTGTCCTAACAGCCTTACGTTCTTTGGTGGATGCTGGCCAGATGGATCGCCAAAAACTTGCCGAGGCAATTCAGAAATATGAAATCGATATCACCAAACCAAACCCAATGATGGTTTGA